One Burkholderiales bacterium genomic window carries:
- a CDS encoding 2Fe-2S iron-sulfur cluster binding domain-containing protein: protein MSVIRIKQWAAPIDARKATILDAALDAGVPYPHGCRSGECGACKCRLLAGQVKSYGYSPDALSKRECAAGLILACRSRPVGDIEIAWLDDAAPSPQHAIQTLDATVIGREQATHDITRLHLEAAGQPLTFSAGQYAELGFGGLPTRPYSMANIPGNGPLEFHIRQLQGGLVSNYVANELCVGDPVKIEGPYGSAQLRENAARPMLLVAGGSGLAPIKSILLAALALPWRGAIHLYHGVRDARDLYDVGLLSELASRHRFRFVPVLSAPATATSPHHGFV, encoded by the coding sequence TTGAGCGTAATCAGGATAAAGCAGTGGGCGGCCCCGATCGATGCACGTAAAGCGACTATACTCGACGCCGCGTTAGATGCCGGCGTACCGTATCCGCATGGATGCCGAAGCGGCGAATGCGGCGCATGCAAATGCCGGCTGCTGGCAGGACAAGTGAAGTCATACGGTTACTCGCCCGATGCGTTAAGCAAAAGGGAGTGCGCCGCCGGATTAATCCTCGCCTGTCGATCGAGACCCGTGGGCGACATCGAAATCGCGTGGCTCGACGATGCCGCGCCATCGCCTCAGCATGCGATACAAACTCTAGACGCGACGGTCATCGGCAGAGAACAGGCTACTCACGATATCACTCGCCTACATCTCGAAGCCGCCGGCCAGCCTTTGACTTTCAGCGCCGGCCAGTATGCGGAACTGGGCTTCGGCGGTCTACCAACGCGGCCTTACTCGATGGCCAATATTCCGGGGAACGGACCGCTCGAGTTTCACATCCGTCAATTACAAGGCGGGCTTGTCAGCAATTACGTCGCCAACGAACTTTGCGTCGGCGATCCCGTGAAAATCGAGGGCCCTTACGGCAGCGCGCAGCTACGCGAGAACGCGGCGCGCCCGATGTTGTTGGTGGCCGGCGGATCAGGCCTCGCCCCAATCAAATCCATCCTGCTCGCTGCCCTGGCGTTACCCTGGCGAGGCGCGATTCATTTATACCACGGCGTGCGCGACGCTCGCGATCTCTATGATGTTGGATTACTCTCGGAGCTCGCTTCCCGTCATCGCTTCAGATTCGTTCCGGTATTGTCGGCGCCCGCCACTGCGACGTCCCCGCATCACGGATTTGTCC
- a CDS encoding cytochrome b/b6 domain-containing protein, which translates to MAQGIGTRTDAPTVVLHWIMVVALVVSLLTGLRIAADEEGAAWASFLDPVLLQGSVDWLHVFSASLLSIVAIAYIVFLWRAHLTSRLSLRSGTISTREGRWRAINRALYWVAFALLIAAGVTGSLMYFFPGLLPERTIAAVHQYVAWAIIVYVVAHVVAQIAVGGLRGLLRIVSPRAAYGGAALAAIAASAVAVAAVLYPLDKAVIAPLNVRHVAELPKIDGELDDTAWQHIEPVELHTTRGTNLPGGEVAVRVRGVHDGEQVAMLFEWRDSTRSQKHVPLIKTPEGWKLLQTKFDIQDEDEYYEDKFAVMFSLNPEVAGGGSSHLGPKPLADKPGAPGKRGLHFTSDGSYVDVWHWKSVRTGPLNQVDDNYFGPPMPVPDKPGARYTGGYTQDPKTGGGFEQNYKKLEGTPYVEPKWLPRDFPQLAARMGTIDLDPNVGDSGQWWMMIRDTVPYSKELDDYAVGTVLPSIVIDKPFTGDRGDVTAVASWKGGWWRLETVRKIGAGSKFDVALDNGTFMWVSVFDHTQTRHSRHLHPLKLVLK; encoded by the coding sequence ATGGCACAAGGAATTGGCACACGCACGGACGCCCCCACTGTTGTGCTGCACTGGATCATGGTGGTCGCGCTCGTCGTCAGTTTGCTGACAGGTCTGCGAATCGCGGCCGATGAGGAGGGTGCGGCATGGGCGTCGTTCCTCGACCCCGTGTTATTGCAAGGCAGCGTGGACTGGCTGCATGTGTTTAGCGCGTCGTTGCTGTCCATCGTTGCAATTGCCTACATCGTTTTTCTCTGGCGCGCGCACCTGACGTCGCGGCTATCGCTCCGTTCGGGAACGATTTCGACGCGCGAGGGCCGCTGGCGCGCGATTAACCGAGCCCTCTATTGGGTCGCGTTTGCTTTGCTCATCGCGGCCGGAGTGACCGGCTCATTGATGTATTTCTTTCCGGGCCTATTGCCCGAGCGCACCATCGCTGCCGTGCACCAGTACGTCGCCTGGGCGATCATCGTCTACGTCGTCGCGCATGTGGTCGCGCAAATCGCGGTTGGCGGTTTGCGCGGGCTTCTGCGCATCGTCAGTCCCCGCGCAGCTTACGGCGGCGCGGCGTTGGCCGCCATCGCGGCCTCCGCGGTCGCGGTTGCAGCGGTCCTCTACCCGCTCGATAAAGCGGTGATCGCACCGCTCAACGTTCGCCATGTAGCCGAGTTGCCTAAGATCGATGGCGAGCTAGACGACACCGCGTGGCAGCACATCGAACCGGTCGAACTGCATACCACGCGCGGAACCAATCTTCCCGGCGGCGAAGTGGCGGTGCGCGTTCGCGGCGTCCACGATGGAGAACAAGTGGCGATGCTGTTCGAATGGCGCGACTCAACGCGCAGCCAGAAGCACGTTCCGTTGATCAAAACCCCGGAAGGCTGGAAGCTTCTGCAAACCAAGTTCGACATCCAGGATGAAGATGAATATTACGAAGACAAATTCGCCGTCATGTTTTCGCTGAACCCCGAGGTCGCGGGCGGCGGCTCGTCCCATCTCGGGCCCAAGCCTCTGGCCGACAAACCCGGCGCGCCCGGTAAACGCGGTTTGCACTTCACCAGCGACGGCAGCTACGTGGATGTCTGGCACTGGAAAAGTGTGCGGACCGGCCCGCTCAATCAGGTAGACGACAATTACTTCGGCCCCCCGATGCCCGTTCCCGACAAGCCCGGCGCGCGCTATACCGGCGGTTATACCCAGGATCCGAAAACCGGCGGTGGCTTCGAACAAAATTACAAGAAGCTCGAAGGCACGCCGTATGTCGAACCGAAATGGCTGCCCCGGGATTTTCCGCAACTTGCCGCACGCATGGGAACGATTGATCTCGACCCCAACGTCGGCGACAGCGGCCAGTGGTGGATGATGATTCGCGATACCGTTCCCTACAGCAAAGAGCTCGACGATTATGCGGTCGGGACCGTGCTTCCTTCGATCGTGATAGACAAGCCGTTCACCGGCGATCGCGGTGATGTCACGGCGGTCGCGAGCTGGAAGGGGGGCTGGTGGCGGCTGGAAACGGTGCGCAAGATCGGTGCCGGTTCGAAGTTCGACGTTGCGCTTGATAACGGAACCTTCATGTGGGTATCGGTATTCGACCATACGCAGACCCGCCACAGCCGTCATTTGCATCCGCTCAAGCTCGTATTGAAATAG